CAGCCCGATTCGGGGCACCACCCGGGACACGATCGACACCTCGATCGAGCGGGAAGGGAAGCCCTGGAAATTGCTGGATACCGCCGGCATTCGCCGTCGCCGTTCCGTCAACTACGGGCCGGAGTACTTCGGTATCAACCGCAGCTTCAAAGCGATAGAGCGCGCCGATGTCTGTGTGCTGGTGATCGATGCCCTCGATGGCGTCACCGAGCAGGATCAGCGCCTGGCGGGCCGCATTGAAGAAGAGGGCCGGGCCTGCGTCGTGGTGGTGAACAAGTGGGACGCCATCGAAAAGGACAGCCACACCATGCCGGCCATGGAAAAGGAGCTGCGGGCCAAGCTCTATTTCCTCGATTGGGCGCCCATGCTCTTCACCTCCGCGCTGACCGGTCAGCGGGTGGAAAGCATCTTTGCGATTGCGGCCGTGGCGGTCGAGCAGCACCGCCGCCGGGTCAGCACGTCCGTGGTCAACGAGGTGCTCCGGGAAGCCGTCAGTTGGCGCTCTCCCCCCACCAGCCGCGGCGGTCGCCAAGGCCGGATCTACTACGGCACCCAGGTGGCTGTGCGGCCTCCGAGCTTCACCCTGTTCGTGAACGACCCGAAGTTGTTTGGGGACACTTACCGTCGCTACGTCGAACGGCAAATCCGTGAGGGTCTGGGCTTTGAGGGGTCGCCGCTCAAGTTGTTCTGGCGCGGCAAGCAGCAGCGCGACGCGGAGCGGGATCTGGCTCGGCAGCAGGCCCGGGGACGCTGATCACCTGATCCCGCGTCAGCCCTGATGGATTGGTTGCGGCAGATCCCCATTGGTCAGTACGTCGATGGGACGAGCAGTTGGCTGCGGCTTCTCGATGCCCGCTTGAAGCTGAGCTGGACGGTGGCCTTTTTGCTTACCCCGATCCTGGCCGGCCCCTGGTGGCGCCTGGCCCTGGTCGGCTTGCTGCTGGTGTTCACGGCGTTCAGTGGTCTGCCCTGGCGCCTCTGGCGCCGCACTCTGCCACTGTTGCTCGTGCTCTCGCTCTTGGTGGGGGGCCTGGCCACCACCCTGCCGACGGGATCACTGGCGCCAGCCTCCTTGAACCGGCCGCCCCAGGAGCTGGAGCTCGGGGCGGAACACCAGGGGATGCGTTGGGAGTTGGTGAGGTTGGGGCCGGTTCAACTGGGCCCGCTGCCCTTGGGGCCATTGGTGGTGACCCGCCGCTCAGCGGAGCTGGGGGTCAACAGCGCCACGCTGCTCTTCACGGTGATTCACAGCGCCAACCTGCTGCTGCTGACGACTCCGCCGGAGGAGTTGGTGTGGGGTTTGAGCTGGTGCATGGCTCCCCTGGCTCGCTTGGGGGTCCCCGTGGAGCGCCTCGGCTTCACCTTGCTGCTGGCTCTCCGGTTCCTGCCGCTGGTGCAGGAGGAGTTTCAGAACCTGCTGCGCTCCCTGGCCACCCGTTCGGTCAACCTGCGGCGCTTGGGCTTTCAGGCGTCGGTCGGGCTGGTGTTGGCCCTGGGCGAGCGCCTGCTGGCCAACGTGTTGTTAAGGGCAGAACAGGGTGCGGAAGCCCTTTTGGCTCGGGGTGGTCAGTGGGTCGCGCCCTCGCAGCTGCTGCGGTCTCGCCTGCGGGCGCCCCTGCTTCAGGCCCTGGGCTGGCTCGGGCTGCTGGCGGTGTTGGCGCTGCGCTGGCGCTTCGGTGCGCTTTGATAGACGGTTGGCCGTCCTAGGCGTGTGAGCAACGAGCGCTACCTCAATCACCCCACCTTTGGTCTGCTGTATCGCGTGGCCGAGGCCGGTGAAGGGCGCGAGCTGTACGCCACCCTCTACGCCCAGCGGATGTTTTTCCTGGTGACCGTGCAGGGCCGCAGCGTCGAATTCGAAGTCATTCCCTTGATGGATGCGCGCCATCTCGCCGAGCAAAACCTCAACCGCGCCCGCCGCGAAGGCCCCGAAGTGCATGCGGGCTGGCGAGAATTATTCGATAAGACCTTCATCTAACGATTGGGCCCCTCCCCTGCTGCAGCCCGTCTTCAGGCCCTGAACGAGCAGTTGCCCGTCCACACCCGCCTGCTGGCGGTGAGCAAGGGGCATCCAGCAAGCAGCATCCGCGCCTTGGCTGAAGCCGGGCAGCGCAGTTTTGGTGAGAGCCGCCTGCAAGAGGCGACGGCCAAGCAGCAGGAGCTGGCCGATCTCGACGGGTTGGATTGGCATTTCATTGGTCGTCTTCAGGCCAACAAGGTGCGGCCAGTCCTCAAGCAATTCAGCGTGGTTCACTCCGTGGATTCCCTGGCCTTGGCCGAGCGGGTCTCACGGATTGCCGGTGAGGAGGGGCTCCGTCCCGCGGTCTTTCTGCAGGTGAAATTGCGCCCAGATCCGAACAAAGGGGGGCTCTCCGCTGATGCATTGGAGCAGGAATGGCCGCGGCTTCAGCAGCTCCCCAACCTGCGGATTGTGGGTCTGATGACCATGGCGCCCCTGGGGTTGGAGGCGCCTCAACGGCAGGTCCTTTTTGCGGAGTGTTCGGCTCTCGCGCAGCGTTTAGGGCTGCCGGAATTGTCGATGGGAATGAGTGGCGATTGGCCCGAGGCGGCTGCCGCCGGGAGCACCTGGGTGCGGGTGGGCTCAGCCCTGTTTGGTCCGAAGCCTTGAAACCAGCAAAAAAGCCAACAATGATTCGCTGAAACCCTTGTCAGCACACGCGTGGGACGCTATCTAAGTCAAAAGCCCAATCCGAGGTTTCACGGTGTCGTTGTTCTCCCGCCTGCGTGCAGTTGTCTCTGGAGACGATTACCTCGACGGTTACGACGATGAGGATCTGGATTACGACCAGGGCGACATGCCTGAAACCAGCGGTTCGACCCCCTCTGGTGCACTCGCGCTGACCAGCGATTTCGATGCCGTTGATCCCTTCGCGGGCAGCAACGTGATCGGCATGCCTGGGATCTCCACCTCGGCGGCGGAAGTCACCTTGATGGAGCCCCGCAGCTTCGACGAGATGCCCCGCGCGATTCAGGCCCTGCGCGAGCGCAAGACCGTGATCCTCAATCTCACGATGATGGAGCCCGACCAGGCTCAGCGTGCGGTGGACTTCGTGGCGGGCGGCACCTTCGCCATCGATGGCCATCAAGAGCGCGTCGGCGAAAGCATCTTCCTGTTCGCCCCCAGCTGCGTCACCGTGACCAGCGCCGGTAGCGAGGAAGCTTCGGCTCCCACCGTCGTCTCCCGCGAGAGCGTTGACGAGCCCCAGGACATCGCCCCCACCCCCGCTTGGGGCCGTGAGTACGGCGCGAACGTCGGTTGAGCACCACCTCCCCCACCACCTTTGGGGTGATTGGCCTGGGCCGTATGGCCCAGGCTTTGCTGTTTCCATGGCTCGAGAGCGGTCTGGTGCAACGCACGGCCGTCCGTGCCGTGGTCGCGTCTGAGGCTTCGGCCCAGCGGCTCCAGGGCGAGAACCTGCGGGTGAGTGTCGATGGCCAAGAGGCCTGGGCCGCTCCCGTGGTTCTGCTGGCGGTCAAACCGCAACAGCTCGACGCCGTGGCGTCCGCAGCACCCGCTCCCGCGCCGGGGACGTTGCCCCTCTTGGTTTCTGTGTTGGCGGGGGTGAAGCTCGAGCGCCTGCAGCGGCTCTTCCCCGGCTGGCGGGTGGTGCGCTCGGTGCCCAACACCCCCTGCTTGGTCCGCGCTGGCCTGACGGCATTGGCCTGGGGCGAGGGTGTGGATGCGCAGCAGAAGCGCTGGTTGCTGGAGCTGTTCGCCCAGGTCGGCGAGGTGCTCGAGCTGCCGGAAACCCAGTTGGATGCCTTTTTGGCGCTGACCTCCTCCGGACCGGCCTTTGTGGCTCTGGTGGCTGAAGCGATGGCCGATGGTGCCGTGGCGTCCGGCCTGCCTCGGGCGCAGGCCCTGCATTTGGCCCATCGCACATTGGCGGGCACGGCGGCGCTGTTGCACGAGCAGCAGCTGCACCCTGGCCAGCTCAAGGACATGGTGACCAGCCCGGGAGGCACCACCATTGCCGGGGTCCGCGCCCTTGAGCGCGCGGGTCTGCGGTCGGCCTTGATCGAGGCTGTTGTTGCGGCCGCTGAGCGCAGCCGCGCCCTGGGCTAGGCCTCTTTTTTCTTGTCCCCCAGGCGGGGCTCGGTGCCCGCAGTGATCCGGCTCAGGTTGCTGCGGTGGCGCCAGATCACCAGCACGGCGCTGACGATCGAGAGGCTGAGGTAGGCCGGACGGACAGCTTCGCCGAGGGAGGCGAAGCGCGCCAGCATCAGCAGCGGCAGGCTCAGGGCGGCGAGCACGCTCGAGAGGGAGACGATGCGGCTGACGCTGATCACCGTCAGGAAGACCCCGAAGCAGGCCAGGCCGACGGGCCAGGTCAGGCCCAGCAGCATCCCCAATCCGGTCGCCACGGCCTTGCCCCCACGCCAGCCCAGCCAGATGGGCCAGATGTGGCCGGCCAATGCTGCCAAACCTGCGGCGACCACCCACCAATCACTCAGGGCGTTGTAGCCATCGGGTTGGAGTAGGGCTTTGGCCAGAAGCACCGCGGCGGTGCCCTTCAGCACATCGATCAGGAACACCACCAAAGCGGGGCCCTTGCCGATTTGGCGCAGGACGTTCGTGGCTCCGGTGGAGCCGGAGCCCAGGGTGCGGATGTCGACGTCTTTGAGCCAACGCCCCGCCAGGTAGCCGCTGGGGAAGGACCCGAGGAGATAGGCCAGCACCAGGGTGAAGAGTGGCGCCATCAAAAAGTCGGTCACAGCAGGTCATCCTCTAGGGCGAGTTCGGTGGGGCTGCCGGCAAAGGCCAGCCAGACTGGGAATTGCAGGATCGGCACTTCGACGGCGGGCTCGGCCGCATCGACGACGATGAAGGGGAGTTCGCCGCGCTCCTCGAGGCGATCGGCCCGCTCAATGAGGGCATCGGCGCGCTCAAAGAGGACGATGCCGCTG
This DNA window, taken from Synechococcus sp. LTW-R, encodes the following:
- the der gene encoding ribosome biogenesis GTPase Der, which encodes MALPVVAIIGRPNVGKSTLVNRLCRSREAIVHDEPGVTRDRTYQQGYWRDRHFKVVDTGGLVFDDDSEFLPEIREQANLALSEASVAVVIADGQQGLTAADESIAEWLRGHNVPVLLAVNKCESPEAGLAMAAEFWSLGLGEPYPISAIHGAGTGDLLDRMVDHLPAAEELEGEEPIQMAIVGRPNVGKSSLLNAVCGEKRAIVSPIRGTTRDTIDTSIEREGKPWKLLDTAGIRRRRSVNYGPEYFGINRSFKAIERADVCVLVIDALDGVTEQDQRLAGRIEEEGRACVVVVNKWDAIEKDSHTMPAMEKELRAKLYFLDWAPMLFTSALTGQRVESIFAIAAVAVEQHRRRVSTSVVNEVLREAVSWRSPPTSRGGRQGRIYYGTQVAVRPPSFTLFVNDPKLFGDTYRRYVERQIREGLGFEGSPLKLFWRGKQQRDAERDLARQQARGR
- a CDS encoding energy-coupling factor transporter transmembrane protein EcfT; translated protein: MDWLRQIPIGQYVDGTSSWLRLLDARLKLSWTVAFLLTPILAGPWWRLALVGLLLVFTAFSGLPWRLWRRTLPLLLVLSLLVGGLATTLPTGSLAPASLNRPPQELELGAEHQGMRWELVRLGPVQLGPLPLGPLVVTRRSAELGVNSATLLFTVIHSANLLLLTTPPEELVWGLSWCMAPLARLGVPVERLGFTLLLALRFLPLVQEEFQNLLRSLATRSVNLRRLGFQASVGLVLALGERLLANVLLRAEQGAEALLARGGQWVAPSQLLRSRLRAPLLQALGWLGLLAVLALRWRFGAL
- a CDS encoding PipX family protein; this encodes MSNERYLNHPTFGLLYRVAEAGEGRELYATLYAQRMFFLVTVQGRSVEFEVIPLMDARHLAEQNLNRARREGPEVHAGWRELFDKTFI
- a CDS encoding YggS family pyridoxal phosphate-dependent enzyme; its protein translation is MGPSPAAARLQALNEQLPVHTRLLAVSKGHPASSIRALAEAGQRSFGESRLQEATAKQQELADLDGLDWHFIGRLQANKVRPVLKQFSVVHSVDSLALAERVSRIAGEEGLRPAVFLQVKLRPDPNKGGLSADALEQEWPRLQQLPNLRIVGLMTMAPLGLEAPQRQVLFAECSALAQRLGLPELSMGMSGDWPEAAAAGSTWVRVGSALFGPKP
- a CDS encoding cell division protein SepF, with product MSLFSRLRAVVSGDDYLDGYDDEDLDYDQGDMPETSGSTPSGALALTSDFDAVDPFAGSNVIGMPGISTSAAEVTLMEPRSFDEMPRAIQALRERKTVILNLTMMEPDQAQRAVDFVAGGTFAIDGHQERVGESIFLFAPSCVTVTSAGSEEASAPTVVSRESVDEPQDIAPTPAWGREYGANVG
- the proC gene encoding pyrroline-5-carboxylate reductase; this translates as MSTTSPTTFGVIGLGRMAQALLFPWLESGLVQRTAVRAVVASEASAQRLQGENLRVSVDGQEAWAAPVVLLAVKPQQLDAVASAAPAPAPGTLPLLVSVLAGVKLERLQRLFPGWRVVRSVPNTPCLVRAGLTALAWGEGVDAQQKRWLLELFAQVGEVLELPETQLDAFLALTSSGPAFVALVAEAMADGAVASGLPRAQALHLAHRTLAGTAALLHEQQLHPGQLKDMVTSPGGTTIAGVRALERAGLRSALIEAVVAAAERSRALG
- the plsY gene encoding glycerol-3-phosphate 1-O-acyltransferase PlsY, coding for MAPLFTLVLAYLLGSFPSGYLAGRWLKDVDIRTLGSGSTGATNVLRQIGKGPALVVFLIDVLKGTAAVLLAKALLQPDGYNALSDWWVVAAGLAALAGHIWPIWLGWRGGKAVATGLGMLLGLTWPVGLACFGVFLTVISVSRIVSLSSVLAALSLPLLMLARFASLGEAVRPAYLSLSIVSAVLVIWRHRSNLSRITAGTEPRLGDKKKEA